Proteins encoded by one window of Vibrio algicola:
- a CDS encoding MalY/PatB family protein, giving the protein MFDFSKVVDRHGTFCTQWDYVEDRFGHADLLPFTISDMDFETAPCVLQAVKTRMEHGVLGYSRWNHAEFKSAVTGWFAKRYQAKLDNEALVYGPSVIYIISQLIQQWSQPGDGVLVHTPAYDAFNNMLSANYRQMLTSPLLKVNGSYEIDWPQFEAQVALPQCKILLLCSPQNPTGRVWTKKELKRIADICQRHKVKVISDDIHMDMAFERYIPWSEVALDSQWALVSSGSKSFNIPALTGAYAFIPDADNREAYLTQLKAAHGLSSPSILGVIAHISAYQQGDEWLDALKTYLHSNLTYVAERLKSEVPQLNYQVPQGTYLAWLDLNPLNIDMDELQRILIEDYKVAIMRGDTYGKEGEGYIRLNVGCPLSKVETGINALIGAIKQLIY; this is encoded by the coding sequence ATGTTTGATTTTTCCAAAGTGGTGGATCGCCACGGCACTTTTTGCACTCAATGGGATTATGTTGAAGACCGTTTTGGTCATGCCGATTTATTGCCTTTTACTATCTCTGATATGGATTTTGAAACTGCGCCTTGTGTGTTGCAAGCCGTCAAAACCAGAATGGAACATGGTGTACTCGGCTACAGTCGTTGGAATCATGCTGAGTTTAAATCGGCAGTAACAGGATGGTTTGCGAAGCGTTATCAAGCGAAATTAGACAATGAGGCTTTGGTGTATGGTCCTTCGGTGATCTACATTATTTCGCAACTTATCCAACAATGGAGTCAACCGGGTGACGGTGTGTTAGTGCACACTCCGGCTTACGATGCCTTTAACAATATGCTGTCGGCTAACTATCGGCAAATGCTGACCAGTCCATTGCTTAAAGTAAATGGCAGCTATGAGATTGATTGGCCGCAGTTTGAAGCTCAAGTAGCATTACCACAATGTAAAATATTATTATTATGCAGCCCGCAAAATCCGACTGGACGAGTGTGGACTAAAAAAGAACTTAAACGAATAGCGGATATTTGCCAGCGCCATAAAGTTAAAGTGATCTCCGATGACATCCACATGGACATGGCATTTGAGCGCTACATTCCCTGGTCTGAAGTCGCGCTTGATTCACAATGGGCCTTGGTCAGTTCCGGTTCTAAATCGTTTAATATCCCAGCTTTAACGGGGGCGTATGCGTTTATTCCTGATGCGGATAATCGAGAAGCGTACCTTACTCAACTAAAAGCGGCGCATGGTTTGTCATCACCGTCTATTTTAGGAGTGATTGCCCATATCTCTGCTTACCAGCAAGGCGATGAATGGCTGGACGCACTCAAAACCTATCTGCATAGCAACTTAACTTATGTGGCAGAGCGTTTAAAATCTGAAGTGCCACAGTTGAATTATCAAGTCCCCCAAGGCACCTATTTGGCGTGGCTCGACTTGAATCCACTCAATATTGATATGGATGAACTGCAACGAATTTTGATCGAGGATTATAAAGTTGCCATTATGCGTGGCGATACCTATGGCAAAGAAGGCGAAGGTTATATTCGCTTAAATGTCGGTTGCCCGCTTAGCAAAGTCGAAACTGGAATCAATGCCTTAATAGGTGCGATTAAGCAGTTAATCTATTAG
- the fis gene encoding DNA-binding transcriptional regulator Fis, protein MFEQNLTSEPLTVTTVTSQDQITQKPLRDSVKASLKNYLAQLNGQDVTELYELVLAEVEQPMLDMVMQYTRGNQTRAANMMGINRGTLRKKLKKYGMN, encoded by the coding sequence ATGTTCGAACAAAACCTGACTTCAGAACCACTAACAGTTACGACTGTTACATCACAAGACCAAATCACACAGAAACCACTACGTGACTCTGTAAAAGCGTCTTTAAAAAACTATCTTGCGCAATTAAACGGCCAAGACGTGACTGAATTATACGAATTAGTACTAGCAGAAGTTGAGCAACCAATGCTTGATATGGTTATGCAATACACTCGCGGTAACCAAACTCGCGCTGCAAACATGATGGGTATCAACCGCGGTACACTGCGCAAGAAACTTAAGAAATATGGCATGAACTAA
- the dusB gene encoding tRNA dihydrouridine synthase DusB yields the protein MKIGHYQLPNNLIVAPMAGVTDRPFRELCLRYGAGMAVSEMMSSNPKVWNTTKSLQRMVHEGESGIRSVQIAGADPQLMAQAAQISVENGAQIIDINMGCPAKKVNKKLAGSALLQYPEIIEQILTAVVKAVDVPVTLKTRTGWDTDNKNCVDVAKMAEQCGIQALALHGRTKACMYKGDAEYDSIRAVKRAISIPVIANGDIDSPEKAKYVLDYTGADALMIGRPAQGKPWIFNQIQHFLTTGEHLPPLPTEEVQAILIGHVQALHEFYGEFLGPRIARKHVGWYLKEHDLAGDFRRAFNAIEDADQQLDVLRNYFYTKSI from the coding sequence TTGAAGATCGGACACTATCAATTACCGAACAACTTAATCGTGGCACCGATGGCTGGTGTAACCGATAGACCGTTTCGTGAATTGTGTCTTCGGTATGGGGCAGGAATGGCCGTCAGTGAAATGATGTCCTCTAACCCCAAAGTTTGGAACACCACCAAATCGCTTCAACGCATGGTACATGAAGGCGAATCGGGCATTCGCAGTGTACAAATTGCAGGAGCCGACCCACAACTAATGGCACAGGCTGCGCAAATTAGTGTTGAAAACGGTGCGCAAATCATCGACATCAACATGGGTTGCCCAGCCAAAAAAGTAAATAAGAAACTCGCAGGCTCCGCGTTACTGCAATACCCAGAGATAATTGAACAAATTCTCACTGCGGTAGTTAAAGCAGTTGATGTCCCCGTGACACTTAAAACGCGCACAGGATGGGACACAGACAATAAGAACTGTGTTGATGTTGCGAAAATGGCCGAACAATGTGGCATACAAGCACTGGCACTCCATGGGAGAACCAAAGCCTGCATGTACAAAGGTGACGCAGAATACGACAGCATTAGAGCGGTCAAACGCGCTATTTCTATCCCTGTTATTGCTAACGGTGATATTGATAGCCCAGAAAAAGCCAAATATGTGCTGGATTACACTGGTGCCGACGCTCTAATGATAGGCAGACCGGCCCAAGGTAAGCCGTGGATTTTTAATCAAATCCAACATTTTTTAACCACGGGAGAACACTTGCCACCGCTTCCAACAGAAGAAGTGCAAGCGATTCTTATTGGTCACGTTCAAGCCCTCCATGAATTTTATGGTGAGTTTCTAGGCCCTCGCATTGCTCGTAAGCATGTGGGTTGGTATCTAAAAGAACATGACCTAGCGGGTGACTTCCGCCGTGCTTTCAATGCCATCGAGGATGCCGATCAGCAACTTGATGTGCTGAGAAATTATTTTTATACCAAGAGTATTTAA
- the prmA gene encoding 50S ribosomal protein L11 methyltransferase, producing the protein MPWIQIKLNATKANAEAIGDMLMEDTGALSVTFLDAKDTPIFEPLPGETRLWGETDILALYDAEIDTQLVLSQIKASNMLAADFAHKVEQIEDKDWEREWMDNFHPMQFGERLWICPSWRDVPDPTAVNVMLDPGLAFGTGTHPTTAVCLEWLDGLDLKGKTVIDFGCGSGILAIAAIKLGAAKVIGIDIDPQAIVASIENAKRNDVADQLELFLPQDQPEGLIADVVVANILAGPLRELSGVISSLVKPSGFLAMSGILDSQAEDVATYYAEQFNLDPIISQQEWCRVSGQKKPD; encoded by the coding sequence ATGCCTTGGATCCAAATTAAACTTAATGCTACCAAAGCCAACGCAGAAGCGATTGGTGACATGTTAATGGAAGATACTGGCGCACTGTCGGTCACTTTCCTTGACGCTAAAGACACCCCTATTTTTGAGCCACTACCTGGTGAAACACGTTTATGGGGCGAGACTGATATCTTAGCGCTGTACGATGCAGAAATTGACACCCAGTTAGTTCTTAGCCAAATCAAAGCCAGCAATATGCTCGCGGCAGATTTTGCTCATAAAGTAGAACAGATTGAAGATAAAGACTGGGAACGTGAATGGATGGACAACTTCCACCCAATGCAATTTGGTGAGCGTTTATGGATTTGCCCAAGCTGGCGTGATGTACCCGATCCAACCGCTGTTAATGTGATGCTCGATCCGGGCTTGGCATTTGGTACTGGTACTCACCCTACTACTGCCGTCTGTTTAGAATGGCTAGACGGGCTCGACCTTAAAGGCAAAACCGTGATCGACTTTGGTTGTGGTTCTGGCATTTTAGCCATCGCAGCGATTAAACTCGGCGCAGCGAAAGTGATTGGTATTGATATCGATCCACAAGCGATTGTTGCCTCAATTGAAAATGCCAAACGCAATGATGTTGCCGACCAACTTGAACTGTTCCTACCGCAAGACCAACCAGAAGGCTTAATTGCTGATGTAGTGGTAGCAAATATCCTTGCAGGGCCATTACGCGAGCTTTCAGGTGTTATCTCAAGCTTAGTCAAACCAAGTGGTTTCTTGGCCATGTCTGGCATCTTAGATTCACAAGCCGAAGACGTTGCGACCTATTACGCCGAGCAATTCAATTTAGACCCAATTATCTCGCAACAAGAGTGGTGCCGCGTCTCAGGACAAAAAAAGCCTGATTAA
- the panF gene encoding sodium/pantothenate symporter: protein MNNQILIPLVIYLCAVFALAYWSGRNTNKQGFLNEYLMGGRSMGGFVLAMTLAATYASASSFIGGPGAAYTMGLGWVLLAMIQLPASWLTLGVLGKKFAIEARKHNALTLNDMLYARYQNRGVVIFASLALLLAFFGTMVVQFVGGARLLQTVTGLSYTHGLMLFAITVGLYTTIGGFRAVVMTDTLQGIMMLIGTIALLIGIVHAGGSIGEIVTKMHHIDPALVTPYGPNHFLSQPFMLSFWILVCFGVIGLPHAAVRCMAYKDSASLHKAMVVSTIMVALLMFGMHLAGAFGRAIVPDIANPDQIMPTLMITVLPPVVAGIFLAGPMAAIMSTIDSQLIQASATLLKDLYINYINPSIAEGEAAEKTLPKLSLWVTGIFSALVFVAALNPPDMIIWLNLLAFGSLQSVFLWPLVLGLYWKNASATGAFASMLTGLVSYIAMSTLKPDMAGVHAIVPSLALGLIAFIIGSKLKPNDKNKTTISDNQQPHKLY from the coding sequence ATGAATAATCAAATTCTTATCCCATTAGTCATCTACTTATGCGCGGTATTTGCTTTGGCGTATTGGAGTGGACGCAACACCAATAAACAAGGTTTTTTAAACGAATACTTAATGGGTGGCCGTAGTATGGGAGGCTTTGTGCTTGCCATGACCCTTGCCGCCACTTATGCCAGCGCCAGCTCGTTTATCGGTGGTCCCGGTGCCGCGTATACCATGGGGTTAGGTTGGGTTTTGCTTGCCATGATCCAATTGCCTGCTAGCTGGTTAACGCTAGGCGTATTAGGCAAGAAGTTTGCGATTGAAGCTCGTAAACATAACGCCCTGACTTTGAATGATATGTTGTATGCCCGTTATCAAAACCGAGGAGTGGTGATCTTTGCCTCCTTGGCATTATTACTGGCCTTTTTTGGCACTATGGTAGTGCAGTTTGTTGGTGGTGCTCGCCTACTGCAAACCGTCACCGGATTATCTTACACTCATGGTTTAATGTTGTTTGCCATTACGGTTGGTTTGTACACCACCATTGGCGGTTTTCGCGCGGTGGTAATGACCGACACTTTGCAAGGCATCATGATGCTCATCGGCACCATTGCGCTACTGATTGGCATTGTTCACGCCGGCGGCAGTATCGGCGAAATTGTGACCAAAATGCATCATATCGATCCGGCTTTAGTCACCCCTTACGGACCCAATCATTTTTTAAGTCAGCCCTTTATGCTCAGTTTTTGGATCTTGGTCTGCTTTGGTGTGATTGGTCTGCCTCATGCTGCAGTACGCTGCATGGCCTACAAGGACAGCGCCTCACTGCATAAAGCCATGGTGGTAAGCACGATTATGGTTGCCTTGCTGATGTTTGGCATGCATCTGGCGGGCGCATTTGGCCGCGCCATCGTGCCGGATATTGCCAACCCAGATCAAATCATGCCGACCTTAATGATCACGGTATTACCACCAGTGGTGGCCGGAATTTTCTTAGCCGGTCCCATGGCGGCAATTATGTCGACGATTGATTCACAATTGATCCAAGCCTCGGCCACGTTATTAAAAGATTTGTACATCAACTACATCAATCCATCGATTGCCGAAGGGGAAGCCGCCGAAAAGACCCTACCGAAGCTATCGTTATGGGTCACCGGTATTTTCTCGGCCTTAGTGTTTGTGGCCGCATTAAATCCACCGGATATGATCATCTGGCTTAACTTATTGGCATTCGGCAGTTTACAGTCGGTATTTCTTTGGCCGTTAGTTTTAGGGCTTTACTGGAAAAATGCCTCGGCTACCGGAGCATTTGCTTCTATGCTGACAGGACTCGTCAGTTATATTGCAATGAGTACCTTAAAACCGGATATGGCAGGTGTACACGCCATCGTACCGAGCCTCGCCTTGGGGTTAATCGCCTTTATTATTGGCAGCAAACTCAAGCCAAATGATAAAAATAAAACGACTATTTCAGATAACCAACAGCCACATAAGCTATATTAG
- a CDS encoding YhdT family protein, whose translation MKTLSARYQQAHKEAKWAVGLALAYFVWWYLSAYGLAPAADNIQAMPTLYFGFPLWFLMACIVGPIVFTLLCAAMVKWIYQDMSLEIEPDPQAQSSPAQEDQHE comes from the coding sequence ATGAAAACACTCTCGGCGCGTTATCAACAAGCGCATAAAGAAGCCAAATGGGCCGTCGGCTTAGCGTTGGCTTATTTTGTTTGGTGGTACCTTTCTGCTTACGGCTTGGCTCCAGCTGCCGATAATATTCAAGCAATGCCAACCCTCTATTTCGGCTTTCCATTATGGTTTTTAATGGCTTGCATCGTCGGCCCTATCGTATTCACTTTATTGTGCGCCGCCATGGTAAAATGGATCTATCAGGATATGTCATTAGAAATAGAGCCTGACCCACAAGCGCAAAGCTCGCCAGCACAAGAAGACCAGCATGAATAA
- the accC gene encoding acetyl-CoA carboxylase biotin carboxylase subunit, with translation MLDKLVIANRGEIALRILRACKELGIKTVAIHSTADRDLKHVLLADETICIGPARSTDSYLNVPRIIAAAEVTGAVAIHPGYGFLSENADFAEQVEQSGFVFVGPKAETIRLMGDKVSAITAMKKAGVPCVPGSDGPLDDDDARNRAFAKRIGYPVIIKASGGGGGRGMRVVHKDSDLVEAIAMTRSEAKSFFNNDMVYMEKYLENPRHIEVQVLADGQGGAIHLGERDCSMQRRHQKVVEEAPAPGITEEMRKYIGERCTRACIEINYRGAGTFEFLYENGEFYFIEMNTRIQVEHPVTEMVTGIDLIKEQLRIAAGQPLSFTQDDIKIRGHAIECRINAEDPVRFLPCPGKIDHFHPPGGMGVRWESHVYAGYTVPPHYDSMIGKLITFGENRDVAIARMKNALGETIIDGIKTNIPLQFIIMNDENFQHGGANIHYLEKKLGMQ, from the coding sequence ATGCTAGATAAATTAGTCATCGCGAACCGAGGTGAAATTGCCCTCCGTATTCTTCGCGCATGTAAAGAATTAGGCATCAAAACCGTTGCTATTCACTCAACCGCTGACCGTGATTTAAAACACGTATTGCTGGCAGATGAAACCATTTGTATTGGTCCAGCTCGCAGCACCGACAGTTACCTCAATGTTCCTCGCATCATTGCGGCGGCAGAAGTGACTGGCGCAGTAGCCATTCACCCAGGCTACGGTTTTCTCTCTGAAAACGCCGACTTTGCTGAGCAAGTTGAACAATCAGGTTTTGTTTTTGTTGGTCCTAAAGCGGAAACCATTCGCTTAATGGGCGACAAAGTATCAGCTATTACCGCAATGAAAAAAGCCGGCGTACCTTGTGTACCGGGTTCTGATGGTCCATTGGACGATGATGATGCTCGTAACCGTGCTTTTGCTAAACGCATTGGTTACCCAGTGATCATCAAAGCCTCTGGTGGCGGCGGTGGTCGTGGTATGCGCGTGGTTCATAAAGATTCTGATCTGGTTGAAGCCATTGCAATGACACGCTCTGAAGCAAAATCGTTCTTCAATAACGATATGGTTTACATGGAGAAATACCTTGAAAACCCACGTCACATTGAAGTTCAAGTATTAGCTGATGGTCAAGGTGGCGCAATCCACTTAGGTGAGCGCGATTGTTCTATGCAACGTCGTCACCAAAAAGTGGTGGAAGAAGCTCCAGCACCAGGTATTACTGAAGAAATGCGTAAATACATTGGTGAGCGCTGTACTCGTGCTTGTATCGAGATCAACTATCGTGGCGCAGGTACTTTTGAATTCCTATATGAAAACGGCGAGTTCTACTTTATTGAAATGAATACCCGTATTCAGGTTGAGCACCCAGTAACCGAAATGGTAACTGGTATTGATTTGATCAAAGAGCAATTGCGTATTGCTGCTGGCCAACCATTATCGTTTACTCAAGATGATATTAAGATCCGTGGCCATGCGATTGAATGTCGTATCAATGCTGAAGATCCGGTTCGCTTCCTACCTTGCCCAGGTAAAATCGACCACTTCCACCCACCTGGTGGCATGGGCGTTCGTTGGGAATCACATGTGTATGCTGGTTATACTGTACCGCCACATTACGATTCAATGATTGGTAAATTGATCACATTCGGTGAAAACCGTGACGTGGCGATTGCTCGTATGAAGAATGCCTTAGGCGAAACCATCATTGATGGCATCAAGACAAACATTCCTCTGCAATTTATCATCATGAACGATGAAAACTTCCAACATGGTGGTGCCAATATTCACTACCTTGAGAAGAAACTTGGAATGCAATAA
- the accB gene encoding acetyl-CoA carboxylase biotin carboxyl carrier protein → MDIRKIKKLIELVEESGIAELEISEGEESVRINRYSAQAAPAAPVQYAQAPAPVATPAPAAPVAVIAEAPVAPVETGHKVLSPMVGTFYRSPSPEAKSFIEIGQTVEAGQTICIVEAMKMMNQIEADKSGVIKAILAEDGQAIEFDQPLVIIE, encoded by the coding sequence ATGGACATTCGCAAAATCAAAAAGTTAATCGAGCTAGTTGAAGAATCTGGCATCGCGGAACTTGAAATCTCTGAAGGTGAAGAATCAGTACGAATCAATCGTTACAGCGCACAAGCCGCTCCTGCTGCGCCTGTTCAATATGCACAAGCGCCAGCACCGGTTGCAACGCCTGCCCCTGCGGCACCAGTTGCGGTTATCGCTGAAGCGCCTGTAGCGCCAGTTGAAACCGGTCATAAAGTACTCTCACCAATGGTCGGTACTTTCTACCGCTCACCAAGCCCTGAAGCTAAATCTTTCATCGAAATCGGCCAAACGGTAGAAGCGGGTCAAACCATCTGTATCGTTGAAGCAATGAAAATGATGAACCAAATTGAAGCCGACAAATCAGGAGTGATCAAAGCAATCCTAGCCGAAGATGGCCAAGCGATCGAATTTGATCAACCACTTGTTATTATTGAATAG
- the aroQ gene encoding type II 3-dehydroquinate dehydratase, with the protein MAANLRVLVLNGPNLNLLGLREPAHYGSHTLADIVSDLETQAQELNIELSHLQSNREYELIEAIHAAHSTIDFIIINPAAFTHTSVALRDALLGVNIPFIEVHLSNVHAREPFRHHSYLSDKAVGVICGLGAQGYQFALSAAYQALTQK; encoded by the coding sequence ATGGCAGCAAACTTGCGAGTTCTGGTCTTAAATGGCCCAAATCTAAATTTATTAGGCTTACGTGAACCCGCTCATTATGGTTCGCACACTTTAGCCGATATTGTTTCGGATCTAGAAACCCAAGCTCAAGAACTGAACATTGAACTGTCTCATCTGCAATCAAATCGTGAGTACGAATTGATTGAAGCGATCCATGCCGCGCATAGCACCATTGATTTTATTATTATCAATCCAGCAGCTTTCACTCATACCAGCGTGGCGCTACGTGATGCCCTACTTGGGGTCAACATCCCGTTTATCGAAGTGCACTTATCAAATGTGCACGCTCGAGAACCTTTCCGCCATCACTCTTACCTGTCCGATAAAGCGGTCGGGGTAATTTGTGGTTTAGGCGCTCAAGGTTATCAATTTGCATTATCGGCGGCTTATCAGGCACTGACACAGAAATAA
- the acs gene encoding acetate--CoA ligase, with the protein MSEVHIHPVKDNIQKTTHADSDTYLSMYQESVNDPQGFWGKHGKILDWIEPFTQVKSTSFEPGNVGIKWFEDGKLNVSANCIDRHLAERGDEVAIIWEGDDPNDDELITFNQLHDKVCRFSNVLKAQGVKKGDVVCLYMPMVPEAAVAMLACTRIGAIHTVVFGGFSPEALSGRIIDSNSQVVITADEGVRGGRAVPLKANVDAALNNPDTNVRSVVVFKRTGGEVEWNSERDVWWHEATEQASPVCEPEAMNAEDPLFILYTSGSTGKPKGVLHTTGGYLVYATMTFKYVFDYQEGEVFWCTADVGWITGHTYLVYGPLANGAKTILFEGVPNYPHTSRMSEVVDKHQVNILYTAPTAIRALMAKGDEAIKGTDRSSLRIMGSVGEPINPEAWEWYYKTIGDERCPIVDTWWQTETGGVLISPLPGATDLKPGSATRPFFGVQPALVDNEGNIIEGAAEGNLVITDSWPGQMRTIYGDHERFEQTYFSTFKGMYTTGDGARRDEDGYYWITGRVDDVLNVSGHRMGTAEIESALVAFDKIAEAAIVGVPHDIKGQAIYAYITLNDGEFPSAELHKEVKDWVRKEIGPIATPDVLHWTDSLPKTRSGKIMRRILRKIATGDTGNLGDTSTLADPSVVDKLIEEQAKLV; encoded by the coding sequence ATGAGTGAAGTACATATTCATCCGGTCAAAGACAATATCCAAAAGACCACTCACGCAGATAGCGACACTTACTTATCTATGTACCAAGAGTCAGTCAATGACCCACAAGGCTTTTGGGGCAAGCATGGCAAAATTCTAGATTGGATCGAACCCTTCACTCAAGTGAAAAGCACCTCATTCGAGCCGGGAAATGTTGGGATAAAATGGTTTGAAGATGGCAAACTCAATGTCTCGGCGAACTGTATTGATCGTCATTTAGCCGAACGCGGCGATGAAGTAGCCATTATTTGGGAAGGCGATGATCCCAATGATGATGAGCTGATCACCTTTAATCAACTGCATGACAAAGTGTGTCGTTTTTCCAATGTATTAAAAGCCCAAGGCGTAAAGAAAGGCGACGTAGTTTGTCTGTATATGCCAATGGTGCCAGAAGCGGCCGTCGCAATGCTGGCTTGTACGCGTATTGGCGCCATTCATACCGTGGTATTTGGTGGCTTCTCTCCTGAAGCGCTTTCGGGTCGTATTATTGACTCAAACTCTCAAGTGGTGATCACCGCCGATGAAGGCGTTCGTGGTGGCCGCGCGGTGCCACTTAAAGCCAACGTAGATGCGGCATTAAACAATCCTGATACTAATGTGCGTAGTGTGGTGGTATTTAAACGCACCGGTGGCGAAGTTGAATGGAATAGCGAGCGTGACGTTTGGTGGCATGAAGCAACCGAACAAGCCTCGCCAGTATGCGAACCTGAAGCGATGAACGCAGAAGATCCGCTATTTATTCTTTACACTTCAGGCTCAACGGGCAAACCCAAAGGGGTATTACACACCACTGGCGGCTATCTTGTGTATGCCACTATGACTTTTAAATATGTATTTGATTACCAAGAAGGCGAAGTGTTCTGGTGTACTGCCGATGTCGGTTGGATCACCGGTCATACTTACTTAGTCTACGGCCCACTAGCCAATGGTGCTAAAACCATTTTATTTGAAGGGGTGCCAAACTACCCACACACCAGTCGCATGAGCGAAGTGGTCGATAAGCATCAAGTGAATATTCTTTACACCGCTCCTACTGCCATTCGCGCTTTAATGGCAAAAGGCGATGAAGCGATTAAAGGCACCGATCGTTCAAGTTTACGTATTATGGGTTCGGTGGGTGAACCGATTAATCCAGAAGCGTGGGAGTGGTACTACAAAACCATTGGTGATGAGCGCTGCCCTATTGTCGATACTTGGTGGCAAACCGAAACCGGTGGGGTATTAATTTCACCACTACCAGGTGCCACCGATCTAAAACCAGGTTCAGCGACGCGACCATTCTTTGGCGTGCAACCGGCATTGGTGGATAACGAAGGCAATATTATTGAAGGTGCAGCCGAAGGTAACTTGGTGATCACCGATTCATGGCCGGGACAAATGCGTACCATTTATGGCGATCATGAGCGTTTTGAGCAAACTTACTTCTCGACCTTTAAAGGCATGTACACCACAGGTGATGGTGCTCGTCGTGATGAAGATGGTTATTATTGGATCACTGGCCGTGTCGATGATGTACTTAACGTCTCTGGTCACCGAATGGGGACCGCTGAAATTGAATCGGCATTAGTGGCGTTTGATAAAATTGCTGAAGCGGCAATAGTTGGTGTTCCCCACGACATTAAAGGCCAAGCCATATACGCTTATATCACCTTAAATGATGGCGAGTTCCCATCGGCTGAATTGCATAAGGAAGTCAAAGATTGGGTACGAAAAGAGATTGGTCCAATCGCCACGCCCGATGTATTGCACTGGACCGATTCATTACCAAAAACGCGTTCCGGTAAAATTATGCGTCGAATTCTGCGTAAAATTGCCACCGGCGACACCGGTAACTTAGGTGACACCTCGACTCTAGCCGACCCAAGTGTGGTGGATAAACTTATCGAAGAGCAAGCGAAATTGGTGTAA
- a CDS encoding 3'-5' exonuclease, producing the protein MNALQRLYWLYRLKGSEYQYLFRPQHPSSTALKEYISLDCETTSLNPDQAELVTIAATKIIDNKIITSQPFHIRLKAPQSLDQGSIKIHHLRHHDLNNGYDEIDGIKALLAFIGNRPLVGYHIRYDKAILDRACKKHLGFPLPNTLIEVSHLYHQRLERLLPNAYFDLSLDTICRHLDLPLQQRHDALQDTITAALIYVRLTHGSQPSPFVAH; encoded by the coding sequence GTGAACGCATTACAACGGCTATATTGGCTCTATCGGCTGAAAGGATCTGAATACCAATATCTTTTCCGACCTCAACATCCCAGCAGCACAGCCTTAAAGGAATACATTTCGCTCGACTGTGAAACCACCAGTTTAAATCCGGATCAAGCAGAGTTGGTGACGATCGCCGCCACTAAGATCATCGACAACAAGATCATCACTAGCCAGCCGTTTCATATTCGCCTTAAAGCGCCGCAATCTCTCGATCAAGGTTCGATAAAGATCCATCATTTACGTCACCATGATCTAAATAATGGCTATGATGAAATTGATGGCATTAAAGCCCTACTCGCCTTTATCGGCAATCGTCCTTTGGTTGGCTATCATATTCGCTACGACAAGGCGATTTTAGACCGCGCGTGTAAAAAGCACTTAGGTTTTCCATTGCCCAATACATTAATCGAAGTCAGCCATTTATATCATCAACGTTTGGAGCGATTATTACCCAATGCCTATTTTGATTTAAGCTTAGATACCATTTGTCGCCACCTCGATTTGCCGTTGCAACAACGCCATGATGCATTGCAAGATACCATCACTGCGGCGCTGATTTATGTACGTCTGACTCACGGTTCTCAACCCAGCCCTTTTGTTGCTCATTAA